The Acidimicrobiales bacterium DNA window CTACTTGAGGCCGACGGTGGCGACCAGCTCCTCGCGGTCCATCGACGAGCGGCCCGGGATCTCCTGCTCCTTGGCCAGCGCCTTGAGCTCCTCGGTCGTGAGGTGCTCCTTGTCGGCTGCCGTCGGCGCGCCCAGCTCGGCCTTGCGGGCCTCCAGGCGGTCGCCCAGCTCGGCCAGCGCCGAGGTGTCCAGCGCCTTGCGCAGCAGCGGCCAGAGCTCGCTCTCCTCCTCCTCGGCGTGGTGCTCGACGTTCTCGATCATCACCTTCATCTTGGCGGCCCACGTCTCGTCCTCGGGCGAGATGGCCTTGACCTCCTCGCCCAGCTGCTTGACGACGTGGTGCTCCTCGATGCCCTCGGTGACGAGGTCGTGGATCTCCTCCGACGCCTCGCTGACCGTCGGGTAGAAGATCTCCTCCTCGATGGTGGCGTGGACCTCGAGCTCGGCGAGGATCGTGGAGGCGAGCTCCGTCATCTGCGCCGTGTCGCCGCTCTCCTCGGCGCTCTGGAACCGCGTGAACAGGCCCCGGGCCCGGTTGTGGTCGGCGGTGAGAAGCGATAGTGCGTCCATGTCGGTCGTCTCCTTCTGGGTCGAATTCCCCGCTCGCCCGGCCCTCGGTGCTGGAGGTGCCGAACGGAGCGTCGACCTCAACGGTTCCCGATTCCGCGCGGCCCGGAAACACGTGGCGCCGGCTCAGCCCTCGACGGTGAGGTCCCGCAGGTAGAACCAGTACGTCCGCTTGCGGCACACCCCCCACAGCGCCCACAGGGCCCGGAACATCTCCCACGACCGGCGGGTGCCCTCCCACCACCCGAACTTCTCCCGTTTGGTGCGGTGGGTGACGCCGTGCATCACCCGGGCCGTGCACGGCATGCGAGCCTCGGTGACGACCTCGTTGAGCATGATCTCGATGAGATAGCCCTGCCGCTTGTGCGGCGGTACCGCATCGAACACCCAGCGGGGCACGACGCGCTCCCCCGACGTCGGCGGGAACCGGAGGACCAGCGGGTTCCAGATCCCGTAGTCGAAGATGCCGAGCGACATGGTCGCCCGCCCCTCCACGTACGGGCGGCAGATGGCGTCGAGGTGGTCGCTGGTGAGGCCGACGAGGTCGGCGTCGACGAAGAGGATGGCGTCGGCGTCGCTCAGCTCGACGCCCGCCTCCATGGCGAGTGCCTTGGAGCCGCCGTCCCCACCGGGGCGCGAGCCCGGGCGGCGCAGCACCTTGGCGCCGGCGGCAAGGGCCCGCTCGGTGGTGGCGTCGCTCGACCCGTCGTCCACCACGATGACCTCGCGCACGTGCCGGCACCTCCGGCAGGCGGCGACGACGGCGCCCACGGTGGAGGCCTCGTCCCTCGCCGGGATGACGGCGTCGATGGTCGATTCACGGCGCAGGCGCACGGCTCCCACGGGGCGGCGGCGTCACCGGGGACGTCCCGCCGCGCCTCCGCCGCACGCCACGTTAGGAGACCGGTGCCGGGCCCGGCTCGGGCCCGCCTCCCCACCTGTCGCGGAAACGACCCGCACGCCCGGCAAAGAGCTCCGGCGGCAGAAGGGGGCGCATAGCGCCCCTTTCCGCCGCCAGAACGGGCCGGAGTGATGCGGGTCGTTTCCACCACAGGTTCGCCCCTTGCGGCGTCAGGGGACGACGACCACCGTGCCGCCCTCGTAGGCGTAGGAGCCGTCGCCGTCCGGAGGGGCGACGCCGGGGCCGACCGCCGAGACCGACGCGCCGGGCGCCAGCGTGCGCACGGACGGGTCGGAGACGACCAGCTCCCGCCAGGGCGTCCCGTCCCTCGTGATCCGCACGGTGGCCCGCAGGCCGCCGGGCAGATCGAGCGGTACGGCGGAACTGTTGTGCAACCGGGCCGAGGCCCGGCCGTCGAACGGCGACCACCCGACCGTGAACCCCAGCCGCTCGGGCGAGGCGCCCTGGCGGAGCGCCGAACCGGCCTCCGTCACGGTGCCGCCCTGGAGGGTGACGAAGGCGCCGTTGTCCGACGGCTCGGCGTAGGTGC harbors:
- a CDS encoding hemerythrin domain-containing protein, giving the protein MDALSLLTADHNRARGLFTRFQSAEESGDTAQMTELASTILAELEVHATIEEEIFYPTVSEASEEIHDLVTEGIEEHHVVKQLGEEVKAISPEDETWAAKMKVMIENVEHHAEEEESELWPLLRKALDTSALAELGDRLEARKAELGAPTAADKEHLTTEELKALAKEQEIPGRSSMDREELVATVGLK
- a CDS encoding glycosyltransferase — its product is MRLRRESTIDAVIPARDEASTVGAVVAACRRCRHVREVIVVDDGSSDATTERALAAGAKVLRRPGSRPGGDGGSKALAMEAGVELSDADAILFVDADLVGLTSDHLDAICRPYVEGRATMSLGIFDYGIWNPLVLRFPPTSGERVVPRWVFDAVPPHKRQGYLIEIMLNEVVTEARMPCTARVMHGVTHRTKREKFGWWEGTRRSWEMFRALWALWGVCRKRTYWFYLRDLTVEG